Sequence from the Nocardiopsis sp. YSL2 genome:
CCGTGGGAGGGCAGCTATCCGGCCAGCCGGGGCGACCTGCCCCTGCACGCCCTCGCCGTGCGCGGGCGCGACCCCCTGGCCGAGGAGGACATGTCCCGGTACGCGCCCTTCCACCTGCTGACGGCCGACGCCGGGCACGCCGACCTGCACAGCTGGGACGGCCGGCGCCTGCACTCGCGCCCCGTGCCCGTGGGGGTGAGCACCGTGGTCAACACCGGGCTCGACCCGGCCGATCCGCGCTCGCTGCGGCACACGCCCGAGTTCGCCGCGACCCGGCCGGACCCGTCTCCGCCGGCCGGAGGGGGCGGCGTCGAGGAGGTCTGGGGACGCTGGCCGGGCCTGGTGACCGACGCCGCGCTGTCCAGGCCCCGCTCGGCCGGCAGTGACGAGTCGGGCGACCCCTCGGGACTGATCGCCCACGCCGATCTGGGGGACGGCCTGGTATGGGCCACCGGCTCCGTGACCCTGCTGGCCCTGGACCACCGCACCGTCCGCTACGCCTTCACCGACACCCCAGCCGACCCCGGGGCCTGGCGGATGATCGGTCTCTGAACCGACGCGGAGCAGGGGCGCCCCGGAGTCCGACGCCCCGCGGCGCACCGCGCCCGCCCAGTGGTCGTTCCGCCCGGAGCCAGGCCGCCGAGTCGGAACCGGGACGGTCCCTCCGCGCGTTGTTCCGGGCAGGCGACCGGACAACCGTGACATCACGGATAGGAACGGTCCGTGGGTCGGGCCCGCGAAACGGGTAGGAATCCCTGCCCGAAACCGCGTCATATGCGGCGTGGGGGAGCGTATCCACGGTGGACCGCGCCGAAGGCGGTCCCGATCGTGATCCCGACCCGACTCGGAAGGACCCCCGATGAACGCCATCCCTGCCACTGACCAGCCGTACACCCCGACCGCCCGCCCCGTCGCCGACCCCCGCGCCCTCGTCGGACAGTGGGTGCGCCTGCGCGGGCGCCACGACCGTGCCGAGCACGTCGGCGTCCTGGCCCACGCCGCCCCCGCCGGGCGCAAGGGGGAGTGGGAGTGGACGCTGCGGACCCCCTTCGAGGAGGTCAGAGGTACCGGTCGTCCGGCCGTGGAACCGGTGGCGGAACGGGCCGCGGCCCCCGCCCGCCGTGCCCGTGGACAGCTGCGCGCGGTCCGCGCCGACCTGGCCGAGTTCGGCGCCACCGGTGACACCGGCCTGTCCCGCGCCCGGGAGCGCGCCGAGGCCGACCTGGACCAGCTGGAATGGGAGCTGGCCGCGCGGCCGTGACCTGC
This genomic interval carries:
- a CDS encoding NRDE family protein, translated to MCTVIVGFDPAARTPLVITAIRDEMRARPWDWPGRHWPDQPSVVGGRDRLAGGTWLAVDPAARRVAALLNGWPWDGRMPWEGSYPASRGDLPLHALAVRGRDPLAEEDMSRYAPFHLLTADAGHADLHSWDGRRLHSRPVPVGVSTVVNTGLDPADPRSLRHTPEFAATRPDPSPPAGGGGVEEVWGRWPGLVTDAALSRPRSAGSDESGDPSGLIAHADLGDGLVWATGSVTLLALDHRTVRYAFTDTPADPGAWRMIGL